Proteins encoded in a region of the Perca fluviatilis chromosome 8, GENO_Pfluv_1.0, whole genome shotgun sequence genome:
- the LOC120563536 gene encoding nuclear factor 7, brain-like, translating into MASKLEEDLRCPICHDIFRRPVFLSCTHSFCRDCLLRWWRQKQARECPVCKKIYLNLNPPLNRVLKNLCEAFLLERDQRASEARCSPHSKKLKLFCLDHEQPVCYICRDSEEHTNHRFRPIDEAARQHKKELQETLKPVKQKLKVFEQVIVNCYRTANHINVQARRIETQIKDQFKKVRQYLDEEEKARLAALKEDEEKKSRSMKEKIEALNREIAALSDTVRATEEQLRAEDVSFLIIYKAAVERVQHLPLPDEPQLLPGALIDQAKHLGNLSFNIWNKMKDMVSYTPVILDPNTTHPNLILSEDLTSVRRGEKQQFPDNPERFDGPFSVLGSEGFNSGTHSWDVEVGDSTGWAVGVSAESAQRKGDIQSGLWTILFYIGKYRAVSSSAPDTDLPLQKQLQRIRVTLDWNRHNVSFSDPDTNTHIHTFTFTIFRLTEKVFPYIRTEYKLPLRILPVNVSVTVVKHDKVDNTNTE; encoded by the coding sequence ATGGCTTCAAAATTAGAGGAAGATCTCCGCTGTCCGATCTGCCATGACATCTTTAGACGTCCTGTCTTCCTGTCATGTACCCACAGCTTCTGTAGAGACTGTCTGCTGAGGTGGTGGAGACAGAAACAAGCACGTGAGTGTCCAGTTTGTAAGAAAATATATCTGAATTTAAATCCACCTTTAAACCGGGTGTTAAAGAACCTGTGTGAGGCCTTCTTACtggagagagatcagagagcttCAGAGGCTCGCTGCAGTCCGCACTCTaagaaactcaaactcttctgtctggaccatGAGCAGCCAGTGTGTTACATCTGCAGAGATTCAGAAGAACACACCAACCACAGATTCAGACCCATCGATGAAGCTGCACGACAACACAAGAAGGAACTTCAGGAAACTCTGAAGCCCGTAAAGCAGAAGTTAAAGGTTTTTGAACAAGTTATAGTGAACTGTTATCGAACAGCAAATCACATAAATGTCCAGGCCCGACGCATAGAGACGCAGATTAAGGATCAGTTTAAGAAGGTTCGGCAGTATCTAGACGAGGAAGAGAAGGCCAGGTTGGCTGCACTGAAGGAGgatgaagagaagaagagtCGGAGCATGAAGGAGAAGATTGAGGCTCTGaacagagagatagcagctctttcagacacagtcagagccacagaggagcagctgagagctgaagacgtctcattcctgatcatctacaaggctgcagtggaaagagtccagcatctccccctgccggatgaGCCACAGTTGCTCCCAGGAGCTCTGATAGACCAGGCCAAACATctgggcaacctgagcttcaacatctggaacaagatgaaggacatgGTCTCCTACACTCCTGTGATCCTGGACCCAAACACTACTCATCCAAACCTCATCCTGTCTGAAGATCTGACCAGCGTGAGACGAGGAGAGAAACAGCAGTTTCCTGataatccagagaggtttgatggTCCCTTCTCTgtcctgggctctgagggctttaactcagggactcacagctgggatgTCGAGGTTGGAGACAGTACAGGCTGGGCAGTGGGAGTGTCAGCAGAGTCTGCCCAGAGGAAGGGAGACATACAGTCTGGGCTATGGACAATATTGTTCTATATAGGTAAATACAGAGCTGTCTCCTCTTCAGCTCCAGACACTGATCTCCCGCTACAGAAGCAGCTCCAGAGGATCAGAGTGACTCTAGACTGGAACAGACACAATGTGTCTTTCTCTGATCCTGAtacgaacacacacatacacaccttcaccTTTACTATTTTCAGGCTCACTGAAAAGGTTTTTCCATACATAAGAACTGAGTATAAACTTCCGCTAAGGATTTTACCAGTGAACGTCTCTGTGACTGTAGTTAAACATGATAAGGTTGATAATACAAACACTGAATGA